In a genomic window of Zerene cesonia ecotype Mississippi chromosome Z, Zerene_cesonia_1.1, whole genome shotgun sequence:
- the LOC119835664 gene encoding membrane-bound transcription factor site-1 protease isoform X2, with product MGLTHFMYLFLVGWITSTLFIKAEKHDGNDLCNSTTAERVEYEFTTDIVRSEHIITFNGYYTKTSRENYIAAALRNAGITNWTVLQRVNPANEFPSDFEVVVLNDNGRVALDALKDHPAVRRVTAQRQVQRTIKYIKEDDCDNPGCLYGGWRNNRHRSRSLHSSRKTQNNDGYSSRKLLRTVPRQITSVLKADVLWSLGVTGEGIKVAVFDTGLSRNHPHFGRIRERTDWTGEKTLDDALGHGTFVAGVIASKADCLGFAPDAELHIFRVFTDNQVSYTSWFLDAFNYAIMKKIDVLNLSIGGPDFMDHPFVDKVWELTANKVIMVSAIGNDGPLYGTLNNPADQMDVIGVGGIGFDDRIAKFSSRGMTTWELPHGYGRMKPDIVTYGSGVRGSSVNGGCRSLSGTSVASPVVAGAIALLASGVPRQNLTPASVKQALCITARRLQGPNMFEQGHGKLDLISAYQFLREYVPQASLSPPYIDLTECQYMWPYCTQPLYYSAQPTIANVTIINGLGVAGDVKQVSWHPHLPNGPMLSVSVDYIDIIWPYSGWLALRFNVLESGADFDGVVEGHVNITVESFDESFRQKTRNTTLMLPIRARIIPVPVRSRRLLWDQFHSLRYPGGYFPRDDLRAKHDPLDWHADHIHTNFRDMYRRLREHGYYVEVMGSPLTCINTSLYGALMLVDPEDEYFPEEMAALKKAVDTGLSLIVFADWYNASLLRHVKFYDENTRQWWIPETGGSNVPALNDLLSIFQVALGDRVFEGTFKLGGHAMYYASGTHIHSFPEHGVLVNARLVDQGQQIMSGGKASGHSGANVPTVDVPILGLLQTDGETKDYANDTMDKIPKAGRLVVYGDSSCLESGSARPCHWLLLAALQYALGGHVPSSLQDAAASRQHRDVHIIPSELPRRSEGGRLHAYSRVLSADGAARPLPACAAPAALPAAPVHAPPAARTLAPKHQPTDPRTIGAPETEGTEPAPRAWRGAGVAPKTHSPDHEGSTFSSKALTVLAIAAIIYCIIIFWKRYGRKMKRRKLISLAT from the exons ATGGGTTTGAcccattttatgtatttgtttttagtaGGATGGATTACttcaacattatttatcaaagcAGAAAAACACGACGGAAATGATTTATGTAATTCAACTACCGCGGAACGTGTAGAATATGAGTTTACAACGGATATAGTTCGAAGTGAGCATATAATAACTTTCAATGGatattacacaaaaacatCGCGGGAAAACTATATAGCTGCGGCATTAAGAAATGCTGGG ATAACAAATTGGACTGTACTCCAACGTGTAAATCCCGCAAATGAATTTCCAAGTGACTTTGAGGTTGTTGTATTGAATGACAATGGGAGGGTTGCTCTTGACGCTCTTAAAGATCATCCAGCTGTTCGACGAGTTACAGCTCAACGACAAGTACAGcgcactataaaatatattaaagag GATGACTGTGACAATCCTGGTTGCCTATATGGTGGTTGGAGGAACAATCGGCATCGTTCGCGCTCTTTACATTCGTCTAGGAAAacacaaaat aaTGATGGATATTCATCCCGCAAGTTGTTGAGGACTGTACCTCGTCAAATCACATCAGTTCTAAAAGCCGATGTGCTGTGGTCCCTTGGAGTTACAg GCGAAGGTATAAAAGTGGCGGTATTCGACACGGGTCTATCGCGCAATCATCCCCACTTTGGACGTATCCGGGAAAGGACCGATTGGACGGGGGAGAAGACCCTGGACGACGCGCTCGGACATGGGACCTTCGTGGCCGGGGTCATTGCGTCCAAGGCGGATTGCCTGGGATTCGCCCCGGACGCCGAGTTGCATATATTTCGTGTATTTACAGATAATCAG GTGTCATACACATCGTGGTTTTTGGACGCGTTCAACTATGCTATAATGAAAAAGATAGATGTCCTGAATCTAAGCATCGGGGGACCTGATTTTATGGACCATCCATTTGTAGATAAAGTATGGGAACTCACCGCTAATAAG GTGATAATGGTATCGGCGATTGGTAACGATGGGCCTTTATATGGTACCCTGAACAACCCAGCGGATCAAATGGACGTCATCGGAGTGGGGGGTATCGGGTTCGATGATCGGATTGCGAAGTTCTCGTCGAGGGGCATGACGACCTGGGAACTGCCTCAT ggTTATGGGCGAATGAAACCTGACATAGTAACGTATGGCAGTGGAGTTAGAGGCTCCAGCGTGAACGGAGGATGCCGATCTCTCAGTG GCACATCAGTAGCCTCTCCAGTAGTGGCCGGTGCGATAGCGTTGCTCGCTAGTGGTGTCCCGCGGCAGAACTTGACACCGGCCTCTGTGAAACAGGCGCTTTGTATCACCGCCAGGCGACTGCAAGGACCTAACATGTTCGAACAGGGACACGGGAAATTGGACCTTATCAGCGCTTATCAG TTCCTGCGAGAATACGTGCCGCAAGCGAGTCTCAGCCCGCCGTACATAGACCTGACGGAATGCCAGTACATGTGGCCGTACTGTACGCAACCGCTGTACTACAGCGCACAACCAACTATCGCCAATGTCACTATAATAAACGGACTCGGAGTAGCTGGGGATGTG AAACAAGTGAGTTGGCATCCTCATCTGCCCAACGGACCAATGCTGTCAGTGTCTGTGGACTACATTGATATCATCTGGCCATACTCCGGCTGGCTCGCTCTGAGGTTCAACGTGTTGGAGAGCGGCGCTGATTTTGATGGTGTTGTTGAG GGACATGTCAATATAACTGTGGAGAGCTTCGACGAGTCGTTCCGTCAGAAGACAAGAAACACAACACTCATGCTGCCTATACG CGCGCGCATCATACCGGTGCCGGTGCGATCCCGGCGGCTGCTGTGGGACCAGTTCCACAGCCTGCGCTACCCGGGCGGTTACTTCCCGCGCGACGACCTGCGCGCCAAGCACGACCCGCTCGACTGGCACGCGGACCACATACACACCAACTTCCGCGACATGTACCGCCGGCTGCGCGAGCACGGCTACTACGTGGAGGTCATGG GTTCTCCGCTAACCTGCATCAACACGTCGTTATACGGCGCTCTCATGCTAGTGGATCCAGAAGACGAGTATTTTCCTGAAGAAATGGCCGCACTCAAGAAAGCTGTCGATACGGGACTGTCTCTTATCGTCTTCGCTGATTGGTACAATGCGTCTTTACTAAGACACGTGAAGTTTTATGACGAAAACACGCGGCAATG GTGGATTCCTGAAACTGGTGGATCGAATGTACCAGCTTTAAACGACTTGCTGAGCATTTTTCAG GTGGCATTAGGTGACCGCGTGTTTGAAGGCACGTTCAAGCTGGGCGGACACGCGATGTACTACGCGAGTGGTACGCACATACACAGCTTCCCAGAACACGGCGTGCTGGTGAACGCCAGGCTCGTGGACCAGGGGCAGCAG ATAATGTCCGGAGGCAAAGCAAGCGGGCACAGCGGGGCCAACGTGCCGACAGTGGATGTGCCCATCTTGGGCCTGTTGCAAACAGACGGTGAAACTAAAGATTACGCTAACGATACTATGGATAAAATTCCAAAG gCCGGTCGACTAGTGGTATACGGCGACTCGTCTTGCCTTGAGAGTGGGTCGGCTCGGCCGTGCCACTGGCTGCTATTGGCCGCGTTGCAATACGCCCTCGGAGGACATGTACCCTCCTCGCTGCAGGACGCCGCGGCGTCTAGGCAGCATCGAGACGTTCATATTATACCTTCGG AGCTGCCGCGTCGCTCGGAGGGCGGGCGGCTGCACGCGTACTCGCGCGTGCTGTCCGCGGACGGCGCGGCGCGGCCGCTGCCCGCGTGCGCGGCGCCCGCCGCGCTGCCCGCCGCGCCGGTGcacgcgccgcccgccgcgcggACCCTCGCGCCGAAGCACCAGCCCACCGACCCGAGGACCATTG
- the LOC119835664 gene encoding membrane-bound transcription factor site-1 protease isoform X1: protein MGLTHFMYLFLVGWITSTLFIKAEKHDGNDLCNSTTAERVEYEFTTDIVRSEHIITFNGYYTKTSRENYIAAALRNAGITNWTVLQRVNPANEFPSDFEVVVLNDNGRVALDALKDHPAVRRVTAQRQVQRTIKYIKEDDCDNPGCLYGGWRNNRHRSRSLHSSRKTQNNDGYSSRKLLRTVPRQITSVLKADVLWSLGVTGEGIKVAVFDTGLSRNHPHFGRIRERTDWTGEKTLDDALGHGTFVAGVIASKADCLGFAPDAELHIFRVFTDNQVSYTSWFLDAFNYAIMKKIDVLNLSIGGPDFMDHPFVDKVWELTANKVIMVSAIGNDGPLYGTLNNPADQMDVIGVGGIGFDDRIAKFSSRGMTTWELPHGYGRMKPDIVTYGSGVRGSSVNGGCRSLSGTSVASPVVAGAIALLASGVPRQNLTPASVKQALCITARRLQGPNMFEQGHGKLDLISAYQFLREYVPQASLSPPYIDLTECQYMWPYCTQPLYYSAQPTIANVTIINGLGVAGDVKQVSWHPHLPNGPMLSVSVDYIDIIWPYSGWLALRFNVLESGADFDGVVEGHVNITVESFDESFRQKTRNTTLMLPIRARIIPVPVRSRRLLWDQFHSLRYPGGYFPRDDLRAKHDPLDWHADHIHTNFRDMYRRLREHGYYVEVMGSPLTCINTSLYGALMLVDPEDEYFPEEMAALKKAVDTGLSLIVFADWYNASLLRHVKFYDENTRQWWIPETGGSNVPALNDLLSIFQVALGDRVFEGTFKLGGHAMYYASGTHIHSFPEHGVLVNARLVDQGQQIMSGGKASGHSGANVPTVDVPILGLLQTDGETKDYANDTMDKIPKAGRLVVYGDSSCLESGSARPCHWLLLAALQYALGGHVPSSLQDAAASRQHRDVHIIPSELPRRSEGGRLHAYSRVLSADGAARPLPACAAPAALPAAPVHAPPAARTLAPKHQPTDPRTIGMYGGKLSDHALDPRSAAAWKPSRRATSPPTPGPLVHQKLKVQSRLRVPGEAPVLLRRPTAPTTKVPPSAPKPSPSSP from the exons ATGGGTTTGAcccattttatgtatttgtttttagtaGGATGGATTACttcaacattatttatcaaagcAGAAAAACACGACGGAAATGATTTATGTAATTCAACTACCGCGGAACGTGTAGAATATGAGTTTACAACGGATATAGTTCGAAGTGAGCATATAATAACTTTCAATGGatattacacaaaaacatCGCGGGAAAACTATATAGCTGCGGCATTAAGAAATGCTGGG ATAACAAATTGGACTGTACTCCAACGTGTAAATCCCGCAAATGAATTTCCAAGTGACTTTGAGGTTGTTGTATTGAATGACAATGGGAGGGTTGCTCTTGACGCTCTTAAAGATCATCCAGCTGTTCGACGAGTTACAGCTCAACGACAAGTACAGcgcactataaaatatattaaagag GATGACTGTGACAATCCTGGTTGCCTATATGGTGGTTGGAGGAACAATCGGCATCGTTCGCGCTCTTTACATTCGTCTAGGAAAacacaaaat aaTGATGGATATTCATCCCGCAAGTTGTTGAGGACTGTACCTCGTCAAATCACATCAGTTCTAAAAGCCGATGTGCTGTGGTCCCTTGGAGTTACAg GCGAAGGTATAAAAGTGGCGGTATTCGACACGGGTCTATCGCGCAATCATCCCCACTTTGGACGTATCCGGGAAAGGACCGATTGGACGGGGGAGAAGACCCTGGACGACGCGCTCGGACATGGGACCTTCGTGGCCGGGGTCATTGCGTCCAAGGCGGATTGCCTGGGATTCGCCCCGGACGCCGAGTTGCATATATTTCGTGTATTTACAGATAATCAG GTGTCATACACATCGTGGTTTTTGGACGCGTTCAACTATGCTATAATGAAAAAGATAGATGTCCTGAATCTAAGCATCGGGGGACCTGATTTTATGGACCATCCATTTGTAGATAAAGTATGGGAACTCACCGCTAATAAG GTGATAATGGTATCGGCGATTGGTAACGATGGGCCTTTATATGGTACCCTGAACAACCCAGCGGATCAAATGGACGTCATCGGAGTGGGGGGTATCGGGTTCGATGATCGGATTGCGAAGTTCTCGTCGAGGGGCATGACGACCTGGGAACTGCCTCAT ggTTATGGGCGAATGAAACCTGACATAGTAACGTATGGCAGTGGAGTTAGAGGCTCCAGCGTGAACGGAGGATGCCGATCTCTCAGTG GCACATCAGTAGCCTCTCCAGTAGTGGCCGGTGCGATAGCGTTGCTCGCTAGTGGTGTCCCGCGGCAGAACTTGACACCGGCCTCTGTGAAACAGGCGCTTTGTATCACCGCCAGGCGACTGCAAGGACCTAACATGTTCGAACAGGGACACGGGAAATTGGACCTTATCAGCGCTTATCAG TTCCTGCGAGAATACGTGCCGCAAGCGAGTCTCAGCCCGCCGTACATAGACCTGACGGAATGCCAGTACATGTGGCCGTACTGTACGCAACCGCTGTACTACAGCGCACAACCAACTATCGCCAATGTCACTATAATAAACGGACTCGGAGTAGCTGGGGATGTG AAACAAGTGAGTTGGCATCCTCATCTGCCCAACGGACCAATGCTGTCAGTGTCTGTGGACTACATTGATATCATCTGGCCATACTCCGGCTGGCTCGCTCTGAGGTTCAACGTGTTGGAGAGCGGCGCTGATTTTGATGGTGTTGTTGAG GGACATGTCAATATAACTGTGGAGAGCTTCGACGAGTCGTTCCGTCAGAAGACAAGAAACACAACACTCATGCTGCCTATACG CGCGCGCATCATACCGGTGCCGGTGCGATCCCGGCGGCTGCTGTGGGACCAGTTCCACAGCCTGCGCTACCCGGGCGGTTACTTCCCGCGCGACGACCTGCGCGCCAAGCACGACCCGCTCGACTGGCACGCGGACCACATACACACCAACTTCCGCGACATGTACCGCCGGCTGCGCGAGCACGGCTACTACGTGGAGGTCATGG GTTCTCCGCTAACCTGCATCAACACGTCGTTATACGGCGCTCTCATGCTAGTGGATCCAGAAGACGAGTATTTTCCTGAAGAAATGGCCGCACTCAAGAAAGCTGTCGATACGGGACTGTCTCTTATCGTCTTCGCTGATTGGTACAATGCGTCTTTACTAAGACACGTGAAGTTTTATGACGAAAACACGCGGCAATG GTGGATTCCTGAAACTGGTGGATCGAATGTACCAGCTTTAAACGACTTGCTGAGCATTTTTCAG GTGGCATTAGGTGACCGCGTGTTTGAAGGCACGTTCAAGCTGGGCGGACACGCGATGTACTACGCGAGTGGTACGCACATACACAGCTTCCCAGAACACGGCGTGCTGGTGAACGCCAGGCTCGTGGACCAGGGGCAGCAG ATAATGTCCGGAGGCAAAGCAAGCGGGCACAGCGGGGCCAACGTGCCGACAGTGGATGTGCCCATCTTGGGCCTGTTGCAAACAGACGGTGAAACTAAAGATTACGCTAACGATACTATGGATAAAATTCCAAAG gCCGGTCGACTAGTGGTATACGGCGACTCGTCTTGCCTTGAGAGTGGGTCGGCTCGGCCGTGCCACTGGCTGCTATTGGCCGCGTTGCAATACGCCCTCGGAGGACATGTACCCTCCTCGCTGCAGGACGCCGCGGCGTCTAGGCAGCATCGAGACGTTCATATTATACCTTCGG AGCTGCCGCGTCGCTCGGAGGGCGGGCGGCTGCACGCGTACTCGCGCGTGCTGTCCGCGGACGGCGCGGCGCGGCCGCTGCCCGCGTGCGCGGCGCCCGCCGCGCTGCCCGCCGCGCCGGTGcacgcgccgcccgccgcgcggACCCTCGCGCCGAAGCACCAGCCCACCGACCCGAGGACCATTGGTATGTACGGCGGCAAGCTGTCAGATCACGCGCTAGACCCGCGCTCGGCTGCTGCTTGGAAACCTTCGCGCCGGGCCACCAGCCCGCCGACCCCAGGACCATTG
- the LOC119835540 gene encoding lysophospholipase-like protein 1, with translation MMSRLGSLHLTKHSGTKHTGTVIFFHGSGATGDHIKEWVQILSKNFSFPQVKILYPTAPLQPYTPAGGQKSHVWFDRMDISPNVPEVDNSLAEIEVEVRNLIKKETESGIPVSRIIVGGFSMGGALALHTAYRWEPNVAAAFAFSSFLNEKSAVYQEFKKSEKVPPLLQIHGNVDDLVHLSWGQTTFNQLKALGVQGEFHVMDRLGHSLNARGLNVIKSWIEKHLPEI, from the exons ATGATGTCTAGGTTAGGTTCGCTCCATCTAACAAAACACTCTGGTACCAAACATACTGGAACAGTAATATTTTTCCATGGATCAG gtgCAACTGGTGATCATATAAAGGAATGGGTTCAAATACTATCAAAAAATTTTTCCTTTCCTCAAGTCAAAATCCTCTACCCAACTGCTCCATTACAACCATACACACCTGCAGGTGGCCAAAAAAGCCATGTTTGGTTTGATCGGATGGATATTAGCCCAAATGTACCTGAAGTAGATAACTCACTAGCAGAAATAGAAGTGGAGGTGCGGAAtctcataaaaaaagaaacagaatCTGGAATTCCTGTCAGCCGAATAATTGTAG GTGGCTTTTCAATGGGTGGCGCATTAGCCCTTCACACTGCATATAGATGGGAACCCAATGTTGCTGCTGCCTTTGCTTTCAGTTCATTTCTCAATGAGAAGTCAGCTGTATATCAAGAATTTAAGAAGAGTGAAAAAG TGCCTCCTCTCCTTCAAATACATGGGAATGTAGATGACCTTGTACATTTGTCATGGGGCCAAACTacatttaatcaattaaaagcTCTGGGTGTTCAAGGAGAATTCCATGTGATGGATAGATTGGGGCATTCATTAAATGCAAGAGGCTTGAATGTGATAAAATCTTGGatagaaaaacatttaccTGAAATATAA
- the LOC119835723 gene encoding uncharacterized protein LOC119835723: MAYNTKERFLDPPQYYRLLDPGAYQNMNRPLIKPNKAPFLANSQRKIKSGSVIWTHAIYSSDIKPKIANCTAMMSKIPRFSYEKSDLSKLEDLLCACKDPNICECEDEDKSSQEGIICQSRRPRVLFKGAPPRSQVEDGISAPSKRDHGFAILPDGSKKRIFIMPDKECPPFYNTNINESTAFYRGCKWSRWTSKISKTCTDTTPGPAQYILEHEPTFNEICAERVRAFKRKTSKQLRFIEMVQRRNVIENLPGPSSYSPVLPKSTDLNFLGPKAARFTTSQFNICPGPAQYWVKRDFDKPEAPKKICQAILPAPAPFGVKAVRLKPLKEEGPSPASYNPAYKPCNFIRCTKAPFLISTERFKEKEPEESDDEIVIDNESLTDTKEKQDSKPTPTWQFKSIVPRMKPLTKAGPKPVAISSSNVRIKRFMKLQRAAPFFSSEGRFRPWYNWIPIHAKEKTPGPAYYDLTPPECYPAVSRGPLFRSPRFRSYYQQTPAPNEYKVVIGIENILHTHNQHLKENLQKKHKFQWQPTRKPRPLNNEEKETVLLRESIALLNTIDVTDSKSSNYVHAKHLGHENKKTLRCFADG; this comes from the coding sequence atggcttacaatacaaaagaaaGATTTTTAGATCCACCACAATATTATAGGTTACTTGATCCTGGGGCATATCAAAATATGAATAGACCATTGATAAAACCTAATAAAGCACCTTTTCTAGCAAATTCGCAAAGGAAAATAAAGTCTGGGTCAGTAATATGGACACACGCTATATATTCTAGTGATATAAAACCTAAAATTGCCAATTGCACCGCAATGATGTCAAAAATTCCAAGATTTTCCTATGAAAAAAGCGATCTGAGTAAATTGGAAGATCTTTTGTGTGCTTGTAAAGATCCAAATATTTGTGAATGTGAAGATGAAGACAAAAGTTCTCAAGAAGGAATAATATGCCAATCTAGAAGACCAAGAGTACTCTTTAAAGGCGCCCCACCAAGATCCCAGGTAGAAGATGGTATTTCGGCTCCATCTAAGAGAGATCATGGTTTTGCCATCTTACCAGATGGTtcaaaaaaacgtatttttatcaTGCCTGATAAAGAATGTCCTCCTTTTTACAacactaatataaatgaatctaCAGCTTTTTATAGAGGTTGTAAATGGAGTCGTTGGACATCCAAAATATCTAAAACTTGTACTGACACAACACCCGGGCCAGCACAATACATATTAGAACATGAACCTACCTTTAATGAAATATGCGCTGAGAGAGTACGAGcctttaaaagaaaaacttccAAACAGCTACGTTTCATAGAAATGGTACAGCGAAGAaatgtaatagaaaatttGCCAGGGCCGAGTTCTTATAGTCCAGTACTACCAAAGAGTactgatttaaattttcttggaCCAAAGGCTGCTCGGTTTACAACATCACAGTTTAATATATGCCCAGGACCAGCTCAATATTGGGTCAAGCGAGACTTTGATAAGCCTGAAGCtcctaaaaaaatatgtcaagcCATTTTACCAGCCCCAGCACCCTTTGGTGTCAAAGCCGTACGATTAAAGCCGCTCAAAGAAGAAGGTCCAAGTCCTGCATCCTACAATCCAGCTTATAAACCATGTAATTTCATTCGATGTACGAAAGCACCATTCCTGATATCGACAGAaagatttaaagaaaaagagCCTGAAGAAAGTGATGATGAAATTGTAATTGATAATGAATCTTTGACtgatacaaaagaaaaacaagacTCAAAACCAACACCCACGTGGCAATTTAAATCAATCGTCCCAAGAATGAAACCTTTAACAAAAGCTGGCCCTAAGCCGGTTGCTATCAGTTCGTCGAACGTAAGAATAAAAAGGTTTATGAAACTACAGAGAGCGGCTCCTTTTTTCTCCTCTGAAGGCCGTTTTCGGCCGTGGTATAATTGGATTCCGATACATGCGAAAGAGAAAACTCCAGGACCCGCTTATTATGATTTAACCCCACCTGAATGTTACCCAGCCGTTAGCCGTGGTCCTTTATTCAGATCGCCAAGATTTCGTAGCTACTATCAACAAACTCCAGCTCCTAATGAATATAAAGTTGTAATtggaattgaaaatattttacacactCATAATCAGCACTTGAAAGAGAATTTACAGAAGAAACACAAATTTCAGTGGCAACCAACACGCAAACCTAGACCATTAAATAACGAAGAGAAAGAAACCGTCTTATTACGGGAATCGATAGCATTACTTAACACTATTGATGTTACAGACAGTAAAAGTTCTAACTATGTTCACGCAAAGCATCTTggacatgaaaataaaaaaacattacgaTGCTTTGCCGACGGTTAA